The Pseudodesulfovibrio sediminis genome includes the window CAAGACCAGGCGGAACACGCCGGCGCTGTATCACGCGGCCTGTCACACCGAGTGGGTGGACGCTCCCAAGATGAAGGCGCCCGAGATATATCGTGCCACCCTGGCCGAACTCTCTGGCACCCAGGTGGACCTGTCCCCCGGCTGCTGCGGTGAATCCGGCCTTGGAGCCATGACCACCCCTGAAATCTACAACCTGCTCCGCGATCGCAAGCAGCAGCAGTTGGAACAGGACCTCGGCAATGACAAGCGCCGCCCCATCGTGGTCGGCTGCCCGTCCTGCAAGGTCGGAATCAAGCGCTCCATGCTCCAGATGAAACGGTCCAACCGGGTCATCCACACCGTGGAATATCTGGCCGAAGGCATTGGCGGCAGGAAGTGGAAGAAGGATTTGAAGGAACTGCTCAATCAGGTGGAACGCAAAGGCGCGTAGCCAGGGAAGACCAGACATGGATACAGATGGCGTCAAGAAACTGCTCGGCGAGAAGAACAACTTCGCTGCCCTTGTTGGCGTCGAAATCGTAGAGGTCGCTCCGGGAACGGCAACCTGCCGCATGGCTGTTCGAGACGAACTGTTGAACCCGTTCGGCACGGTCAATGCCGGGGCCATCTATACCCTGGCCGAGACCGCCTTTGGGGCCGCCGCCAACAGTCACGGCAACGTGGCTCTGGCCGTGAATCTGTCCATCGCCTATCTCAAACCCGGAAAAAGCGGCACCCTCACCGCCAGGGCGGAGGAGCTGTCTGCCGGAGGTCGAATGGCAACATACGCCGTCAAGGTCTACGACGACGCCGACAAACTCATCGCCGACATCCAGGCCATGGGCTATCGCATGAAGAAGCCGCTGGAGGACGTGTAGGTGCGCGCGCTGGGCATAGACTTCGGGCTGAAACGGGTGGGTCTCTCTGTCAGTGACCGCACCGGGACGCTGGTATCACCGCTCAAAACCATTGAACGGACAACCCGCAACGCCCTCTTTGACGAACTGATCGAAATCATTCACAATGAAGCCATTGAAGCCGTGGTGGTCGGCCTGCCTCTCTCCATGAGCGGCGAGGACACCCTGACCACACGCCAGGCCCGGAATTTCGCCGAAAGCCTGGGCCGGCGAACCGAACTGCCCATCCACATGATGGATGAACGACTGACATCGGCAGAGGCTGAAGAAGAACTCAACGCCACGGACATCCGCGGCAAAAAAAGAAAGATGGCTCTGGACAGTCAGGCCGCCGTCATCATCCTGCGCTCATGGCTCGAAAGCGAACAATCGTAATCTCACTGCTCACGGCAGTACTCCTCGCCGGTCTCGCCGCTGGCGGCTACCTGTGGTACAAGGCGTGGCAGGAAAAACAATTCCTGCTCACCGCCCCTGAAACCCCTGGCAGAGAGGTCGTGTTCCGTGTGGAACCAGGGCAGATTTTCACCACCATTGCCGCCAACCTGAAAAAAGCGGGCGTCATCACCAATACCCGCCGTTTCTATAGACTGGCCGTGCGCACAGGCAAAGGCGCCGCTGTACGGGCCGGAGAATTCATGCTCAATACCGGCTGGTTGCCCGAGCACGTGCTCCATGAGCTGACCACCTCTGCCGGGATCATGAAACGAGCATCCGTCCGCGAGGGACTGACATGGTGGCAAACCGCTGAGATCATCAACCAATCAGG containing:
- a CDS encoding PaaI family thioesterase, producing the protein MDTDGVKKLLGEKNNFAALVGVEIVEVAPGTATCRMAVRDELLNPFGTVNAGAIYTLAETAFGAAANSHGNVALAVNLSIAYLKPGKSGTLTARAEELSAGGRMATYAVKVYDDADKLIADIQAMGYRMKKPLEDV
- the ruvX gene encoding Holliday junction resolvase RuvX is translated as MRALGIDFGLKRVGLSVSDRTGTLVSPLKTIERTTRNALFDELIEIIHNEAIEAVVVGLPLSMSGEDTLTTRQARNFAESLGRRTELPIHMMDERLTSAEAEEELNATDIRGKKRKMALDSQAAVIILRSWLESEQS